From one Candidatus Nitrospira nitrosa genomic stretch:
- a CDS encoding secondary thiamine-phosphate synthase enzyme YjbQ, whose protein sequence is MKSYREELWFETKTRRAYINITPQIEALIRKSEVREGLVLVNAMHITASVYINDDEPGLLRDYDDFLERLAPHEARYRHNETGEDNGDAHLKRQVMGREVLVAITEGRLDFGPWEQIFYGEFDGRRRKRVLVKIIGE, encoded by the coding sequence ATGAAATCCTATCGCGAAGAACTCTGGTTTGAGACGAAGACCAGGCGAGCCTACATCAACATCACACCGCAGATTGAAGCCTTGATCCGCAAGAGCGAGGTGCGGGAAGGGCTGGTGTTGGTGAATGCCATGCACATTACGGCGAGCGTGTATATCAATGACGATGAACCGGGTCTTCTGCGGGACTATGATGACTTTCTCGAACGACTCGCTCCTCATGAGGCACGCTATCGACACAATGAAACCGGTGAGGATAATGGGGATGCGCACCTCAAACGGCAGGTGATGGGGCGAGAAGTGCTTGTCGCCATTACAGAGGGCCGGCTCGACTTCGGCCCATGGGAGCAAATCTTTTACGGGGAGTTCGATGGTCGCCGGCGCAAGCGCGTACTCGTCAAAATCATCGGTGAGTAA